A genome region from Rattus norvegicus strain BN/NHsdMcwi chromosome 17, GRCr8, whole genome shotgun sequence includes the following:
- the Rps12l8 gene encoding small ribosomal subunit protein eS12-like, whose translation MAEEGIAAGGVMDVNTALQEVLKTALIHDGLARGIREAAKALDKRQAHLCVLASNCDEPMYVKLVEALCAEHQINLIKVDDNKKLGEWVGLCKIDREGKPRKVVGCS comes from the coding sequence ATGGCCGAGGAAGGCATAGCTGCTGGAGGTGTAATGGACGTCAACACTGCTCTACAAGAGGTGCTGAAGACCGCCCTCATCCACGATGGCCTAGCACGTGGCATACGCGAAGCTGCCAAAGCCTTAGACAAGCGCCAAGCCCATCTCTGCGTGCTTGCATCCAACTGTGATGAGCCCATGTATGTCAAGCTGGTGGAGGCGCTCTGTGCCGAGCACCAGATCAACCTGATAAAGGTTGATGACAACAAGAAACTAGGGGAATGGGTAGGCCTCTGTAAAATCGATCGAGAGGGGAAGCCACGGAAAGTGGTTGGTTGCAGTTGA